GCACAATTGATATGTAATAGAGTTGATGATCAACTAATAGCATTGATTCTGAGAAGCCAATAGAATTAAGTCGACAAGGCAAGAACTGTTGGTCGAGTCCAGAAGCATTGACATTGACTCACTAAGTTTGGCTGATATCAAATTGACTGCATGGATATAAATAACGGGAACAATTATTGCAGTCAAATTCTTGAGcgggaaaaattaccaaaagtgTTAACCTACGGACGCAATCAAGCAGTTTTACAGACAAGTTAACCAGTTACTGCAGTCAAGCTCCAAAGGCAAGAACAGTTATCCCATCAAATGTGGAGTCGAAATTTGACTTAATGAGCGAGTATGGTTATTAGGAAAGACCATCCATCCATGGACTATAAAAGGACCGCACTGAAGAGAAAAGAACACGCACAAACATTCGAACATATTATCTATTTCTATCAATCCACTTACTTCCTTGCAATTCATTTTCAGTAATTTTCCCAGCAATTTATTTCCAGTCATTCTagttctttatttccttttgtcaaTAACACTTGCCTTCTTCTTTCAGAAAGATTTGGGCTGTCAGtagtaaattaatttaatcagTTTTAGAAtccatttgtcaagattttGTTCCTTCGTTGATGCATTATTGTCTGTCATTTCGAAGTACAAGGACCAGGATGTTTGATAAGGGTTGTCAATCAATCGAAAGCACGATAATTTTTATTGTTGAGTTGGCAATTTGCATGGAACGAATTTTGAATAAATAGCACCCCACCCTTCGAGAGAACTTGTCTAGAGAATGAAATGTCATATCATATGATCTTTTCAGCAATATGTCCAAACTTCCTCCCTTCCAATAGTGAATCTAACAAAAATCTATAGAGTCGATCGTCTTTTTAGGACCGAACGAGTAGCTAGCAAGTAGTCATATCATGCGAGGTGTTGCCAAAGCGATCCTTGTCCGACTTACTAACTTGATTAGGGTCAACATCTTTCTGTGCTTTTCACATGGAGGCACATGTCGAGAAATTAAACCTATAGCTACATCGACAGATTTCACATTAATTACTCGAGATTAATCATTAATTACCCCTAAGACGTACAAAGCGATTAATGAACAGTAATTAATTCCACCAACTAAGCCGGCAAGACATGATCATCATCTTTTAAAAAGACTCAAAATCACTATTTGCCAAACCAAGCGTTTAGATGGTTtcataaatttgaattaaaaaaaaaaaaacaaatgcgaAGTGATGAAAAAGGAGAGTTTTGGATTAAAGTGAAAATGATGATGGGAACACAAAAGGAATGGTGGCTGTGGGGTTGAATTAGCCGGTGTATTTACGTTAccatgtttttttgttcaaattaggtttttgaattttttttttcttggcattAACGTCATGGTATGATACATATTTTCTTCCCGGAAACGTATTAAACAAACATAAAGATTGACCTTAGAGTCTTGGACTCAATTTGGCGTTGTGCGACTTGGGTCTCTTTTGAAAATGTGCGAGTGCGAGGAAAGGGCCGAAGCTTACAAAAACGGCGCAATGAGCCGTCGTTTGCTATAAATAGcccctccactctctctctcttctctctccctctctcttttctcaacGTCTTGCAACTttcaacatctctctctctctctctctctctctttgagtTCAAGTGTAAGTTTTAAATGGTGGCGTGAAGCAGACGTTTGGAATATCAGTCTCGGTGTGTTTTTTCTTGACAAAGAGACTCAGAGACTCGCCGAAGAACAGCACCCAACACAGTCGCGGCCGCATCTGCTCTCGTCACAATGGGCAAGAAAGAGCACAAAGACAACGCGAGAGTCGAAGCTGTTCTTCAACAGCTTCGGAAGCAAGCCCCACTCACTGTCAaacaggtctctctctctctctcacagaaaCGTTGCTGTTTTCATGATTATGTCTCGTTTGCCTGTCTTGTTCGTTTGAGGTTTGAGGTTGAATTTTAATGTGGGTGGTTGAACAACAGGAGAAGTTCTGCAACAAAGCTTGCGTGGAGAGGTTCTTAAAGGCGAAGGGTGACAGTGTGAAGAAGGCGGTGAAGCACTTGAGAGCCTGTCTCTCTTGGAGAGATAGCATAGGCATTGGTATTTCTCATTATCAATCTCTCCTACTTCTTTCTTtgtcttattttcattttctttttaatcttagGAAAAATGTTTGGTGGACTTATCTTTGTGCATCAAATCGTCCTAGCTTAGCTTCTTTACCTTTTGTCTTTGGTTAAGGTTGAACCGGAGTCCCTCTCTCTACTTTATTTGAGACTTCGAATTGAGCGTTAAAGGGAGCTTAATCATTAAAGTCACGCACCCTCTTCAAAAAcgaacaaaagagagaagagaatctTGATGGGTTTTTTCCCCCTTATGTTTTGAATTTGTCTTGATCTTAGCTTATAgtacttttttgttttgcttttggtgGTGTTTCATATGCAGAGCACTTGATAGCCGACGAGTTCTCAGCTGAACTTGCGGAGGGCGTCGCCTATGTGGCTGGCCACGATGAAGAATCCCGACCAGTCCtggtaaaaaaaaacaaaacagcaCAGCCAAATCAATAGATAATTACTCTCTTTGTCTGTATGTATATGTATTATGTGTATGCAATATGTTATTTTagcatatttgaattttcttctgGTCCACAACACGTAACTGAAACAACCCATCGTTGATTTTTTGCAGCTTTTTCGGATCAAGCAGGATTATCAGAAGTTCCACTCTCAGAAACTGTGAGTGACCTAACGAGGCTTTGATCTCTCCATGCCCCTTTAATTTCGTGAATTGTCGAGGATGTACATAAAAAATGGAATGACTAAGCCCAGAGCTGCTTACGAAAACGAAGCGGACAACGAATAAATTCTTGCACCTACAAAGTCGCGTATCAAAATCTGTCAGCAACCATTTGTGGAAATCACTTTTGTTTCGCTGTCTATAGAACCACAAGCTGtctaattttctataattttttcatgGACTTTAACTTACcctcgtttctttttctttcaaatctcCAGATTCACCCGGCTGCTGGTGTTTACCCTAGAAGTCGCCATCGGAACCATGCCCAAGAACGTGGAGCAGTTCGTCCTCCTTTTCGATGCAAGTAAGCTCAAGCTCACTTTCACTTCACTTCTTTTGTCGGTTTTTACTTTTGGGTACAAGCAATTAAGTTCCCTTTTCACTTTCGAAAACGTCACATTGTCACCCACTTAACCTCCACATATTATCTTCAATTTCTTGGAAAACCTCcccaaaatataaataaaaccaGCACAAACAAAAAGCATTTACAGcagcaagaaaaaagaaacttccTCCACCCTTCTTTTTCGCACGCCGTAAAAGCAAAGCAGCAAGAGCAGGAGCAGATATATACATCCCCACAAATCCACGAGACAAAAACACATGAGCATGCCCGTCCGTGTCGGAGCGCCGAACAGCCAACATCAACACCGAGCAACCAAAATTCCTTGAAAAGTATATTTTCtctaagaaaatagaaaaatattttctgcaaTATCGCAATATTAAAGAGTTAAAAGCAAGCACGAGAGGGGCATTATCGGGAAATGCGTGATTTCCGATACGATTGCGTCCTAGAATTAGTCAATATCACATGAGTGCGACTTTCCTTAAATTCACTGCGTTTTCTGCGCAGAGTACTAGCAAGGGATTCTGCTTTTcccttatttcttattttcattttatttttcgccccctctttttataaaaaaatttgtgcttGCTCTGTCATTTCTGACCCGCAACTGATATGCCCAGAATGTTCATATATAAATTATACCTGGGGAAATCTTTATTTAGGTTAGCGTTTTTATCTTAGGGAAATGGGGTGGAACGGGATTAATCGGGCCCCTTTAAAAgagattttaattttataatttccagtgttcaattttattcatttactCATGCGGGCATTATTGATTATGTGATGACCGAGCAATAAAAGGAAGAGGgaaaatatttatgttttatatatttttatttgcagGCTTTTTCAGATCGGCATCAGCTTTTATGAACATGTTGCTGGCGTCGCTGAAAATAGTGGGGGAGTACTATCCGGGTCGGCTTTACAAGTCCTTTGTGATCgaccctccttctctcttctcttacCTATGGAAggtaaacaaaaacaaaaagaaaatataaagttcaaaatattaatttttttcgttttcttcttcttttcctttctatgtGTTTTGCATGTGTTGTGCACGTCTTTTCAGCAGCAACGCATTATTTTTCTGTCCTGCTTTggcttgaaaaaaagaagaaaaaaatttcaataatgtCGCGGGACAACTGGTGACAAAAAAGTCTATGCTGTTGAGGTTACCTCAACTTGCACTGTTTGACCGACCattttacttttctatctcGTTTTATAGGTGGGCCACGGTCTCGAGTCAAATCGATAACTAACCCCCTAttcgaatttttctttttcttttttaccccttttttttctcttttctttatagCTGTTGGCCTTGGTTCTGCAATCGATTTCAAATTCTCTTGACCCGACTTTGAATTTATCAGCTGATCATTGATATTAAATTACCTATAATGAGTGTCGGAGATGAATTATTTTGCATATGATACCCTGATCTGAATCTTcttgattttataaattataaaagaagTGCATTGTAAACTTTAAAGCTATGAAAGTGAGTGGTCCCATGCAGTCAGAATAATGTATAGAAGTATCTCTTCAGACTAATCTGtggaattttaatttatgattGGAGTTTGGTTTTCGAAATGTTGCAGGGAGTTCGTCCGTTTGTCGAGCTATCAGCTGCGACGATCATGGTGTCGTCCCTGGACTTTGAGGAATCCCTGGACTTCCACGACTTCTCGGCCTACCCGCGTGCCTCGTCCCTCCGGTTCGACCCGGAGTCGATCAAGTCGGCGGCCAAGGTCGGGCCGTGCTCGTCCTCCCGCTTCTCCTTCACCGTGGCCCACCACTTCGACTCGCTCAAGCCGTGGTACCTCACGCTGACCGACACGTCGACATCCAAGGTCGGACCCACGAGCCCGTCCCCGCTAGGGCCGGCCCTGATATCCCCGCTGAACGCCCGGTCCTTCTCCTTTGCGTCCCCGACCGCCAGGACGCCGCATGGCAGCGTCATTGGCCCGAGGAAGTCGCTCTTCCCGTCGACCCCGCTGCCCCAGAGGACGACCGAGCAGGTCAAGATCGCGCAGCCCCGGACCCCGCGCCCCTCATTCCTCCAGTCCCCAGCCATGTTCTTCCACCGCAAGGAGTGCCACGTGAGCCGGGCGGAGAAGTCGCGCGAGTCCTTCGTGCCCTTCCTCAAGTTCTACCGCAGGCCATACGACGAGATGATCTACCGGTCGAAGATGAAGCCCCCGTTGGGCGGCCTGATCTCGATCGTCTCACCCCACCTCAAGCGCCGCCACATGTCGGTATCGCAACGGTTctagagaagaaaaaaaccgagccaaaaaggaaaagggaaaagaagggcTAGCgacaaaatttcaagaattgggAGTATATATTGTTTTTGACATTCGAGTATCAATGTGAAGctagttaaaataatttgacTACGATCGTTTTTTGGTTGAATCGAGTGTC
This region of Eucalyptus grandis isolate ANBG69807.140 chromosome 8, ASM1654582v1, whole genome shotgun sequence genomic DNA includes:
- the LOC104414842 gene encoding uncharacterized protein LOC104414842, with product MGKKEHKDNARVEAVLQQLRKQAPLTVKQEKFCNKACVERFLKAKGDSVKKAVKHLRACLSWRDSIGIEHLIADEFSAELAEGVAYVAGHDEESRPVLLFRIKQDYQKFHSQKLFTRLLVFTLEVAIGTMPKNVEQFVLLFDASFFRSASAFMNMLLASLKIVGEYYPGRLYKSFVIDPPSLFSYLWKGVRPFVELSAATIMVSSLDFEESLDFHDFSAYPRASSLRFDPESIKSAAKVGPCSSSRFSFTVAHHFDSLKPWYLTLTDTSTSKVGPTSPSPLGPALISPLNARSFSFASPTARTPHGSVIGPRKSLFPSTPLPQRTTEQVKIAQPRTPRPSFLQSPAMFFHRKECHVSRAEKSRESFVPFLKFYRRPYDEMIYRSKMKPPLGGLISIVSPHLKRRHMSVSQRF